The DNA window CTTTTGCAAGAACTTCAGTAAAGTCACCGCGCACAGTATTTTTTAGATAAAGAAAAAGCTCTTCAGGCTCAAAAGGTTGGATTAATCAACTTTAAACCTATCCTTAACCCCAAAAAGCAACTTCCCATGTGACATTAAACGGAAAATCTTCTAAATACTTCCGGATTCAAATTCATGAACATCAAAACACTTTTGGGATTGTGTCTCACTCCCGCTACTATTTTTTTCGGAGAGGTTGCCACAGCAGAAATCCGTCTCACCGCGATTGGTCGCTACAGCACAGGTGTTTTTGACGATAGCGCTGCAGAAATTGCCACCTTTGATCCGGGGAGTAATAGATTATTTGTCACTAATGCTGCCGAAAATCAAGTTGATGTTTTAGATTTAGCGGATCCTACCAATCCAACTTTGGCCTTTAGTATTGACGTTGATTACAATATTAATAGTGTGTCTTTCTATAATGGTGTGCTCGCGGCGGCAGTGGAGGGGGAAAGCGCCCAAGACCCCGGTACTGTTCGTTTTTTTGATGGGGCAGGCAATTTATTAAATACGGTGATGGTGGGTGCATTGCCGGATATGGTGACCTTTACGCCCGATGGCATGAAGGTGTTGACTGCCAATGAAGGTGAACCTAGCGAAGATTACACAATTGACCCGGAGGGTTCTGTCAGCATTATTGATATTTCCGCAGGTGTCGAAAATGCGACGGTGACCACTGCGATGTTTACTGCTTTTAATGACATGGCCATGGAGAAAGGCATTCGTGTGTTTGGGTTGGGGGCAACTTTAGCTGAAGATGTGGAGCCGGAATATATTGCGGTTTCTGCGGATTCGACGATGGCTTGGGTCACTTTACAGGAGGCAAATGCTCTTGGTGTGGTGGATCTGACAGCGGGTGAAATTGTTGATGTCGTGAATTTAGGCGTTAAGGACTATAGTCAGCCAAGTAATCGCCTCGATGCGAGCAATAAAGATGATGCAATCAATATTACCAACTACGATAATTTATTTGGTTTGTACCAACCTGATGCGATCGCCGCCTATGAGGTGAATGGGGAAACTTATTTGGTGACGGCCAATGAAGGGGATTCTCGCCTACGACCCACGGGTGACGATGAGGTTGAGGGCTTTGAAGAGGGGGATATTTTTAATGAAGAAAGTCGCATCGGCAGGCTAGATCTTGACCC is part of the [Limnothrix rosea] IAM M-220 genome and encodes:
- a CDS encoding choice-of-anchor I family protein encodes the protein MNIKTLLGLCLTPATIFFGEVATAEIRLTAIGRYSTGVFDDSAAEIATFDPGSNRLFVTNAAENQVDVLDLADPTNPTLAFSIDVDYNINSVSFYNGVLAAAVEGESAQDPGTVRFFDGAGNLLNTVMVGALPDMVTFTPDGMKVLTANEGEPSEDYTIDPEGSVSIIDISAGVENATVTTAMFTAFNDMAMEKGIRVFGLGATLAEDVEPEYIAVSADSTMAWVTLQEANALGVVDLTAGEIVDVVNLGVKDYSQPSNRLDASNKDDAINITNYDNLFGLYQPDAIAAYEVNGETYLVTANEGDSRLRPTGDDEVEGFEEGDIFNEESRIGRLDLDPTAFPNAEKLQDDAVLGRLKVTNTMGDTDGDGDFDELYAYGGRSFSIWRSSGDLVFDSGSQFADITVALFPEHFNSTNDENGSFDDRSDDKGAEPEGVTVGMIGDRHYAFIGLERMGGIMVYDVSDPMAPFFVTYANDRDFKGDAEAGTAGDLGPEGLLFIPANDSPNGENLLVVTSEVSGTVTVYSVTE